In Nitrobacteraceae bacterium AZCC 1564, the following proteins share a genomic window:
- a CDS encoding NAD(P)H-dependent FMN reductase (product_source=COG0431; cath_funfam=3.40.50.360; cog=COG0431; pfam=PF03358; superfamily=52218): MTHRILVLYGSYRSDRKGIRLADYIVNALRTRGNDVELIDAKAIDLPMLDRMYKEYAPGSAPPAMEALASKIKAADAFVFVTGEYNWGMQPGLKNLTDHFLEEWFWRPAAIVSYSAGRIAGARSNFVWHGTLSEMGMVVISSTITVGPIEQALTAEGKSTGDAGQQLDRAFSRFADDLDWWTEAVKVQRAHKAPPY; encoded by the coding sequence ATGACCCACCGCATTCTCGTTCTCTACGGTTCGTATCGTTCCGATCGAAAAGGAATTCGTCTGGCCGACTATATCGTCAATGCCCTGCGTACACGCGGCAACGATGTCGAACTCATCGATGCGAAAGCCATCGATCTGCCAATGCTTGACCGGATGTACAAGGAATATGCACCCGGCTCCGCACCGCCGGCGATGGAAGCGCTTGCATCCAAAATCAAGGCCGCAGATGCGTTCGTCTTCGTCACTGGCGAGTATAACTGGGGCATGCAACCCGGCCTGAAGAACCTGACAGACCATTTTCTTGAGGAATGGTTCTGGCGCCCGGCGGCAATCGTCAGTTATTCGGCCGGCCGTATTGCAGGCGCCAGATCCAATTTTGTTTGGCACGGCACCTTGTCGGAAATGGGCATGGTTGTAATCTCAAGTACGATCACGGTCGGCCCTATCGAACAGGCATTGACGGCTGAGGGCAAATCGACCGGCGACGCCGGACAGCAACTCGATCGGGCTTTTAGCCGCTTTGCTGACGATCTCGATTGGTGGACTGAGGCCGTAAAGGTGCAACGCGCTCACAAGGCGCCTCCATATTGA
- a CDS encoding class 3 adenylate cyclase (product_source=COG2114; cath_funfam=3.30.70.1230,3.40.50.1820; cog=COG2114; pfam=PF00211,PF00561; smart=SM00450; superfamily=53474,55073) — protein sequence MAEMPATRYVKCDDVYIAYQVIGDGPFDLMFVPGFVSNVEAVWLSPDRTAFFKRLASFARVILFDKRGTGMSDRGSQIFTLEQRMHDMQTVLDTVGSKSAALMGVSEGGPMSLLYAATFPERTSALVLYGSYAKRAWSPDYTFGWTDERWKIVLEHIEHHWGTPLGISATMWAPSIANDHHAAERLAAYFRASASPGAAAAIMKMNREIDVRHILPVTRVPTLIVHRAGDRVIDLKHARYMASHIPGAKLVELPGEDHMPWFGDQATVLDEVEQFLTGRRHAYEPDRVLATVLFADIVDSTAQAAALGDSSWRELRNAFYARIRRVLEQYRGREINTSGDGLLAAFDGPARAVRCATAIRDTVRSLNLEVRCGLHTGECEVVGNDIAGIAVHTGARVAELAAPGEVLVSQTVCDLVAGSGLAFEDGGTYKLKGVPNEWRLFRALAN from the coding sequence ATGGCTGAAATGCCCGCAACCCGCTACGTTAAATGCGACGACGTCTATATTGCCTATCAGGTGATTGGCGACGGGCCTTTCGATCTGATGTTTGTTCCGGGCTTCGTGTCGAACGTCGAAGCGGTATGGTTATCGCCAGACCGAACTGCGTTCTTCAAGCGGCTTGCTTCATTTGCGCGTGTCATTCTCTTTGACAAGCGCGGCACTGGAATGTCCGACCGCGGTTCGCAGATCTTTACGCTCGAACAGCGCATGCACGACATGCAGACCGTACTGGATACGGTGGGGTCCAAAAGCGCCGCCTTGATGGGGGTGTCAGAAGGTGGCCCGATGTCGTTGCTTTATGCTGCGACTTTTCCTGAGCGGACCTCGGCACTTGTCTTGTACGGCTCCTACGCAAAACGCGCCTGGTCTCCGGACTACACATTCGGATGGACAGACGAACGATGGAAGATCGTTCTAGAGCACATCGAGCACCACTGGGGGACGCCGCTTGGAATCAGTGCCACGATGTGGGCACCGAGCATCGCCAATGATCATCACGCAGCGGAACGCTTGGCCGCGTATTTTAGGGCGTCGGCAAGCCCAGGTGCTGCGGCTGCGATCATGAAAATGAATCGCGAGATTGATGTCCGGCACATCCTGCCTGTGACGCGTGTCCCGACGCTTATCGTCCATCGCGCAGGCGACCGCGTCATTGATCTTAAGCACGCGCGCTACATGGCTTCGCATATTCCCGGCGCGAAGCTGGTTGAATTGCCGGGCGAAGATCACATGCCGTGGTTTGGCGATCAGGCCACGGTCCTGGATGAAGTCGAGCAATTTCTAACGGGAAGGCGGCACGCTTACGAACCGGACCGCGTGCTGGCGACCGTTTTGTTTGCCGATATCGTAGATTCGACGGCACAGGCGGCGGCGCTGGGTGACAGCTCGTGGCGAGAACTGCGCAATGCATTCTATGCGAGAATTCGCCGGGTGCTGGAGCAATATCGAGGCCGTGAGATCAATACCTCAGGCGACGGACTTTTGGCGGCGTTCGACGGGCCCGCGCGCGCGGTCCGTTGCGCCACCGCGATCCGCGACACGGTGCGTTCGCTCAATCTCGAAGTGCGCTGCGGTCTGCACACCGGCGAGTGCGAAGTGGTCGGCAATGATATCGCAGGCATTGCTGTCCATACTGGCGCTCGCGTGGCCGAACTTGCGGCTCCGGGCGAAGTCCTGGTCTCGCAAACGGTCTGTGATCTTGTCGCCGGTTCAGGGTTAGCTTTCGAAGATGGCGGCACCTACAAACTGAAAGGCGTCCCGAACGAATGGCGTCTGTTCAGAGCGCTCGCGAATTGA
- a CDS encoding NitT/TauT family transport system ATP-binding protein (product_source=KO:K02049; cath_funfam=3.40.50.300; cog=COG1116; ko=KO:K02049; pfam=PF00005; smart=SM00382; superfamily=52540) has product MAGTTTELHSARHAAVALTNVDVTFRLTGGGSYRAVEGATLNVADGEFVAIVGPTGCGKSTLLNIAAGLIAPAAGRVEIFGSSITGLNHQAGYLFQADALFPWKTAIENVAIGLETAGMPSSEAGAKAKGWLARVGLGNFANHYPHMLSGGQRKRVGLAQVLIRDPKILLMDEPFGPLDAQTRQIMGNQLLDLWSADRKAVIFVTHDLEEAIALSDRVVIMSAGPSARILGDWKVSLPRPRDIAEVRLEAAFHDIHRDIWRTLKAEVLKSYEQTAVV; this is encoded by the coding sequence TTGGCAGGTACGACAACGGAGCTGCATTCCGCCAGGCATGCAGCTGTCGCGCTCACAAACGTTGATGTCACGTTCCGGCTGACCGGCGGTGGCAGCTATCGCGCGGTGGAAGGTGCGACGCTGAATGTGGCCGACGGAGAATTCGTGGCCATCGTTGGCCCGACCGGCTGCGGCAAGTCGACATTGCTCAACATCGCCGCCGGGCTGATCGCACCTGCCGCAGGGCGCGTTGAGATTTTCGGTTCCTCCATCACAGGCCTGAACCATCAGGCCGGCTATCTGTTTCAGGCGGATGCGCTGTTTCCCTGGAAGACCGCCATCGAGAATGTCGCCATCGGTCTGGAAACAGCCGGAATGCCTTCCTCGGAAGCGGGGGCAAAAGCGAAAGGCTGGCTGGCGCGCGTTGGCCTTGGCAATTTTGCCAACCATTATCCGCATATGCTGTCGGGCGGACAGCGCAAGCGCGTCGGTTTGGCTCAGGTGCTGATCCGCGATCCCAAGATCCTTCTGATGGATGAGCCATTCGGCCCGCTCGATGCGCAGACACGCCAGATCATGGGCAATCAGCTGCTGGATCTCTGGAGCGCGGACCGCAAGGCGGTCATCTTCGTAACGCACGATCTTGAAGAGGCCATCGCGCTGTCCGACCGCGTCGTCATCATGTCGGCTGGGCCATCGGCGCGCATTCTCGGCGATTGGAAAGTGTCGCTCCCACGCCCGCGCGACATCGCCGAAGTGCGATTGGAGGCTGCCTTTCACGATATTCACCGTGATATCTGGCGCACGCTGAAGGCAGAAGTTCTGAAAAGCTACGAACAGACAGCGGTGGTGTGA
- a CDS encoding NitT/TauT family transport system permease protein (product_source=KO:K02050; cath_funfam=1.10.3720.10; cog=COG0600; ko=KO:K02050; pfam=PF00528; superfamily=161098; transmembrane_helix_parts=Inside_1_6,TMhelix_7_29,Outside_30_70,TMhelix_71_90,Inside_91_110,TMhelix_111_142,Outside_143_189,TMhelix_190_212,Inside_213_223,TMhelix_224_246,Outside_247_262): MQRLKLGLLQTLVAVICVVVWHLATTVLVGGKPLFPPFFFSTPLDVVSRIVKWFAEGTIWRHLWITLSESMLAFVAGSVGGVLVGFWFARQPLVAAIFDPYVKMANALPRIVLAPIFTLWFGLGIWSKVALGITLVFFIVFFNVYQGVREVSPTVLANARMLGMNERQLMRHVYWPSAMSWMFSSLHTSVGFAVVGAVVGEYLGSAAGLGYLILQAEGTFDIAGVFAGMFVLAAFVLVIDAIVTMVERRLLVWRPAQADGRT; the protein is encoded by the coding sequence ATGCAGCGTTTGAAGCTCGGTCTCCTCCAAACCCTTGTCGCCGTCATCTGTGTTGTTGTCTGGCATCTGGCTACGACCGTTCTGGTTGGCGGAAAGCCGCTGTTTCCGCCATTTTTCTTTTCCACGCCGCTTGATGTCGTCTCGCGTATCGTCAAGTGGTTCGCGGAAGGTACCATCTGGCGTCATCTCTGGATCACGCTTTCGGAATCGATGCTGGCGTTCGTCGCGGGCTCCGTCGGCGGTGTTCTTGTGGGCTTCTGGTTTGCGCGTCAGCCGCTCGTGGCGGCGATTTTCGATCCGTACGTGAAAATGGCAAATGCGTTGCCGCGCATCGTCCTTGCTCCGATTTTCACGCTGTGGTTCGGGCTTGGCATCTGGTCGAAGGTGGCGCTCGGCATCACGCTGGTCTTCTTCATTGTATTTTTCAACGTCTACCAAGGCGTCAGGGAAGTGAGCCCCACGGTGCTGGCCAATGCCCGCATGCTGGGAATGAACGAGCGGCAGCTCATGCGCCATGTCTACTGGCCATCGGCCATGTCGTGGATGTTCTCGTCCCTGCACACGTCGGTCGGCTTCGCCGTGGTGGGCGCGGTCGTGGGCGAGTATCTCGGCTCCGCTGCGGGGCTCGGCTACCTCATTCTGCAGGCGGAGGGAACGTTCGACATCGCCGGGGTCTTCGCAGGCATGTTTGTGCTGGCAGCCTTTGTTCTGGTCATTGATGCCATTGTGACGATGGTGGAGCGGCGCCTCTTGGTCTGGCGGCCGGCGCAGGCTGATGGACGGACCTGA
- a CDS encoding NitT/TauT family transport system substrate-binding protein (product_source=KO:K02051; cath_funfam=3.40.190.10; cleavage_site_network=SignalP-noTM; cog=COG0715; ko=KO:K02051; pfam=PF09084; superfamily=53850) yields the protein MMALFLRRLISGLAALVLMSGVAFAQAKVTIAVGGAACLCYLPTVLAKQIGEYDKVGLKVEIVDFKGGSQALTAVLGGSADVVSGYFDHCVNLAAKNQNLQAFVVYDRYPGLALVVAPKNSGSIKSIKDLAGKRIGVSAPGSSTDFFLKYLLNKNGVDPNSVGVIGIGLGATAVAAMEQGSVDAAVMLDPSVTLLQGKNKDLKILSDTRTQHDTLEVFGGEYPGGALYTRADWIVAHQKETQALTNAILATLKWIRAHTPEEIMAMMPSELVGADKALYLAALKNTIPMYSLTGKMDPKGAQAVLDVFSQSSQDVKNAKIDLSKTYTNTFIEKAN from the coding sequence ATGATGGCGCTCTTTCTGCGGCGACTGATATCTGGCCTGGCTGCGCTTGTCCTGATGTCCGGTGTTGCGTTCGCGCAGGCGAAGGTGACGATCGCTGTCGGCGGGGCTGCCTGCCTTTGTTATCTGCCAACAGTGCTGGCAAAGCAGATCGGCGAATATGACAAGGTCGGTTTGAAGGTCGAGATCGTGGACTTCAAAGGAGGTTCGCAAGCGTTGACGGCGGTACTCGGCGGAAGCGCCGATGTGGTTTCCGGCTATTTCGATCACTGCGTGAATCTTGCCGCCAAGAACCAGAACCTTCAGGCCTTTGTGGTCTATGATCGATATCCCGGGCTGGCGCTCGTCGTGGCGCCAAAGAACAGCGGTAGCATCAAGTCGATCAAGGACCTTGCCGGGAAACGGATTGGGGTCAGCGCGCCCGGTTCATCCACCGACTTCTTCCTGAAGTATCTGTTGAACAAGAATGGCGTCGATCCGAACTCCGTCGGCGTGATCGGCATTGGACTTGGCGCGACCGCTGTCGCGGCGATGGAGCAGGGGAGTGTCGATGCGGCCGTTATGCTCGATCCGTCGGTCACGCTACTTCAGGGCAAGAACAAGGATCTTAAAATCCTAAGCGATACCCGCACGCAGCATGACACGCTTGAGGTGTTCGGCGGCGAATATCCGGGCGGCGCACTCTATACGCGAGCAGACTGGATCGTCGCGCACCAAAAGGAAACGCAGGCGCTGACCAATGCGATCCTGGCGACATTGAAGTGGATCCGTGCGCATACTCCGGAAGAAATCATGGCAATGATGCCTTCCGAACTCGTCGGCGCGGACAAGGCGCTTTATCTCGCAGCGCTGAAGAACACGATTCCGATGTATTCGCTGACGGGAAAAATGGACCCCAAGGGAGCTCAGGCGGTGCTCGACGTCTTCAGTCAGTCGTCGCAGGACGTGAAGAACGCCAAGATCGACCTGTCGAAGACCTATACGAACACATTTATCGAAAAAGCCAATTAG
- a CDS encoding multidrug efflux system membrane fusion protein (product_source=KO:K19586; cath_funfam=2.40.50.100; cog=COG0845; ko=KO:K19586; pfam=PF13533; superfamily=111369; tigrfam=TIGR01730), with amino-acid sequence MSFRIRSSLQGALHYEANFGFGVLDLIACKIIALRFFIRAEMVVNSLLSSSGISALVAASSHRRLRVFPLLALLTLGACGEKKEQAATPPPPVTVAQPTRRVVTDWDEFTGRFDAIEQVQIRARVTGFVMSVDFKDGAIVKEGDLLYTIDPRQYEAAAEQARGQLDDAKAKIDFAQRELERAESLIKTQAVAESIVDQRRQALQVAQAAALQAEGVLKRAQLDLEFTKVRAPIDGRISRHLVTIGNLVQGSETGATLLTSIVSMHPIHVYFDMDESIYLKNSRLWFEGKRPSSRDTPNPVHVLLAGETKPSHEGRMDFLDNRLDIGTGTLRGRALVDNHDLSILPGQFARVRVLGSAPYEALLLPDTAVATDQSRKIVFVVKNDDTVEAKPVTLGPLDDGLRVIREGLKPDDRVIVEGLQRARIGAKVAPHAQTTASISGTKP; translated from the coding sequence GTGTCCTTTCGAATCCGAAGTTCGCTACAGGGTGCGCTGCACTATGAGGCGAACTTCGGATTCGGTGTACTAGATTTGATCGCCTGCAAGATAATTGCCTTACGGTTCTTTATTCGTGCGGAGATGGTCGTGAATAGTTTGCTAAGCTCGTCCGGCATTTCGGCTCTGGTTGCGGCATCTTCACATAGGCGCCTTCGGGTTTTTCCACTTCTTGCTCTGCTCACGCTTGGGGCGTGCGGCGAAAAGAAGGAACAGGCCGCAACACCACCTCCACCGGTTACCGTTGCACAGCCCACCAGGCGGGTCGTGACGGATTGGGACGAATTCACCGGTCGCTTCGACGCCATCGAGCAGGTCCAGATCCGGGCGCGCGTCACCGGATTCGTCATGAGCGTGGATTTCAAGGACGGTGCCATCGTCAAGGAGGGAGATCTTCTCTACACGATCGATCCCCGGCAATACGAAGCCGCCGCGGAACAGGCGCGAGGGCAGCTCGATGACGCCAAGGCGAAGATCGATTTTGCGCAGCGTGAACTGGAGCGCGCTGAATCACTGATCAAGACCCAGGCGGTTGCCGAGTCCATTGTCGATCAGCGGCGGCAGGCCCTTCAGGTGGCACAGGCTGCGGCACTGCAAGCCGAAGGCGTATTGAAGCGCGCCCAGCTTGATCTCGAGTTCACCAAGGTTCGCGCGCCGATTGATGGACGCATTAGCCGCCACCTCGTGACGATCGGAAATCTGGTGCAGGGAAGCGAAACCGGCGCGACACTGTTGACCTCGATCGTGTCGATGCACCCGATCCACGTTTATTTCGACATGGACGAGTCCATTTATCTGAAGAACAGCCGGCTGTGGTTCGAGGGCAAGCGACCGAGTTCGCGCGACACACCAAATCCGGTGCACGTCCTACTCGCTGGTGAGACCAAGCCTTCCCATGAAGGCCGGATGGACTTTCTCGACAATCGGCTGGATATCGGGACTGGTACATTGCGTGGTCGCGCGCTGGTCGACAACCACGACCTGTCGATCCTGCCCGGTCAGTTTGCCCGGGTCCGCGTGCTCGGCAGCGCGCCCTATGAAGCGCTCCTGTTGCCGGATACAGCCGTCGCCACAGATCAATCACGCAAGATCGTTTTCGTGGTCAAGAACGACGACACCGTCGAAGCCAAGCCGGTGACGCTCGGGCCGCTGGACGATGGGTTGCGGGTGATCAGGGAAGGACTGAAGCCTGACGACAGGGTGATCGTCGAAGGCCTGCAGCGCGCGCGCATCGGCGCAAAAGTCGCGCCCCATGCACAGACAACTGCCAGCATCAGCGGCACAAAGCCATGA
- a CDS encoding hydrophobe/amphiphile efflux-1 (HAE1) family protein (product_source=TIGR00915; cath_funfam=1.20.1640.10,3.30.2090.10,3.30.70.1430; cog=COG0841; pfam=PF00873; superfamily=82693,82714,82866; tigrfam=TIGR00915; transmembrane_helix_parts=Inside_1_11,TMhelix_12_34,Outside_35_338,TMhelix_339_361,Inside_362_367,TMhelix_368_390,Outside_391_395,TMhelix_396_418,Inside_419_438,TMhelix_439_461,Outside_462_475,TMhelix_476_498,Inside_499_549,TMhelix_550_572,Outside_573_874,TMhelix_875_897,Inside_898_901,TMhelix_902_924,Outside_925_933,TMhelix_934_956,Inside_957_976,TMhelix_977_999,Outside_1000_1013,TMhelix_1014_1036,Inside_1037_1050): MNLGRLSINQPILAMVLSIVLLIVGAIAYTTLPVAEYPQIAPPTVVVTTQYPGASAQTVSDTVATPIEQQINGVEDMLYLYSQATSDGQLNITITFKLGTDLDKAQVLVQNRVAIAQPQLPEEVQRNGVVTRKNSPDLLMVVFMLSPDDTYDQLYISNYALRQVRDQLLRLDGIGDIQIFGARDYSMRLWLDPDKIATLGMTAGDVLTAIRAQNLQITGGMIAEPPIADRAFQPSLTFTGRLRDPQQFENIVIKAGADGRTVRLRDVARIELGALAYTTNSFLLRKSAVAMLVSQRPGSNALATAKNISDAMVKLKADFPPGLEYNIGYNPTEFIAQSVHELIKTIYEAMILVVIVVLVFLQGWRPAIIPIMAIPVSLVGTFAVMAALGYSINNLTLFGLVLAVGIVVDDAIVVVENVERHLSAGMSRRDAALLTMQEVGGALVSIALVLCAVFVPTAFLGGISGQFFQQFAVTIAVATAISCFCSLTLSPALASLILRPHEHHRPPASWNFIARGWEKFTGAFNRLFDRLSHGYAATAEFVIRHSVTMLLLYAVLIGSAGWLLVTTPQGFIPAQDRGYVIVSVQLPGAASLARTTEVVRQIERIALETPGVVRVPSFAGLSGATRTQSSNAAALFPVFDEPEVRVKKGLTAAVITAELRKRLSVIENAFVIVVPPPAVPGIGTGGGFVMRVQDRQGRGPELLAAATDELVNAARKAPGLTAVFSPFTANTPQVFVGIDRQKAQMLGVPIQNITDAIETYFGSAYVNDFNILGRTYHVTAQADLPFRKETADLARLQTRNSAGQMVLLGSVVDFRDISGPDRVARYNLYPAAELQGDTLPGTSSTTALNIMQKLAHETLPSGFSFEWTDLSYQQATGGQTGLYVFPICVLFVYLVLAAQYGSWSLPFAVILIVPMCLLAATIGVRIMGQDINILTQIGFVVLVGLAAKNAILIVEFARDIEREGRNQLEAVIEACRLRLRPILMTSFAFILGVLPLVISTGSGSEMRQAVGVAVFFGMLGVTLFGLIFTPIFYILVRRLAGGKFEPVEKT, translated from the coding sequence ATGAATCTCGGACGCCTGTCCATCAACCAGCCAATCCTTGCGATGGTCTTGTCCATCGTTCTGCTGATTGTCGGCGCCATCGCGTATACGACATTGCCCGTTGCCGAATATCCGCAGATCGCGCCACCCACTGTCGTTGTGACCACGCAATATCCGGGCGCCTCCGCGCAGACTGTGTCGGACACGGTCGCGACACCGATTGAGCAGCAGATCAATGGCGTCGAGGACATGTTGTACCTCTACAGCCAGGCGACATCCGATGGTCAATTGAACATCACGATTACCTTTAAGCTCGGGACTGATCTCGACAAGGCGCAGGTCCTTGTCCAGAACCGCGTGGCCATCGCCCAGCCTCAGTTGCCAGAGGAAGTGCAGCGCAACGGCGTCGTCACGCGAAAGAACAGTCCTGACCTGCTGATGGTCGTCTTCATGCTGTCGCCGGACGACACCTACGATCAGCTTTACATTAGTAACTACGCCCTGCGGCAGGTGCGAGATCAATTGCTGCGTCTCGACGGCATCGGCGACATCCAGATCTTCGGTGCACGCGACTACTCGATGCGGCTTTGGCTCGATCCGGACAAGATCGCGACCTTGGGAATGACCGCGGGCGACGTGCTGACAGCCATTCGCGCCCAGAATCTGCAGATCACGGGCGGCATGATTGCTGAACCGCCGATTGCGGATCGGGCGTTTCAGCCCAGTCTGACGTTCACCGGCCGCTTGAGAGATCCGCAGCAATTCGAAAACATCGTCATCAAGGCGGGCGCAGATGGCCGCACCGTTCGGCTGCGCGACGTTGCACGCATCGAGTTAGGCGCGCTGGCCTACACCACCAACAGCTTCCTGCTGCGCAAGTCAGCCGTAGCGATGCTTGTTTCGCAGCGCCCGGGTTCAAACGCGCTGGCCACGGCGAAGAACATTTCCGATGCGATGGTCAAGCTAAAGGCCGATTTCCCGCCGGGGCTTGAGTACAACATCGGCTACAATCCGACCGAATTTATCGCCCAGTCCGTCCATGAATTGATCAAGACGATCTATGAGGCGATGATTCTTGTCGTCATCGTGGTGTTGGTGTTCCTGCAGGGATGGCGGCCGGCGATCATTCCCATCATGGCAATTCCGGTGTCTTTGGTCGGCACCTTCGCCGTCATGGCTGCGCTTGGCTATTCGATCAACAATCTCACGCTGTTTGGTCTGGTGCTGGCTGTTGGCATCGTGGTCGATGACGCCATCGTCGTCGTCGAAAACGTGGAGCGGCATCTGAGCGCTGGCATGAGCCGCCGCGATGCGGCGCTCCTGACCATGCAGGAGGTCGGCGGCGCGCTGGTCTCGATCGCGCTCGTACTTTGCGCGGTGTTTGTGCCGACAGCTTTCCTTGGCGGCATCTCCGGCCAATTCTTCCAGCAGTTCGCGGTCACCATTGCTGTCGCGACTGCCATCTCATGTTTCTGTTCGCTGACACTGTCGCCGGCGCTCGCCTCGCTGATTCTGCGACCGCATGAACACCATCGTCCGCCGGCGAGCTGGAATTTCATCGCGCGTGGGTGGGAAAAATTCACCGGCGCTTTCAACCGCCTCTTCGACCGTCTGTCCCACGGCTACGCAGCAACGGCCGAGTTCGTCATCCGGCACTCGGTGACGATGTTGCTGCTTTATGCTGTCCTGATCGGCAGTGCGGGATGGCTGCTTGTCACCACGCCGCAAGGTTTCATTCCCGCGCAGGACCGCGGCTATGTTATTGTTTCCGTCCAATTGCCGGGGGCGGCATCGTTGGCGCGCACCACCGAGGTCGTCCGTCAGATCGAGAGGATTGCGCTCGAGACGCCTGGCGTTGTTCGTGTGCCGTCATTCGCTGGTCTATCCGGCGCGACACGCACGCAGTCCAGCAACGCGGCGGCGCTCTTTCCGGTGTTCGACGAGCCGGAGGTACGCGTCAAGAAAGGCCTGACCGCCGCCGTCATCACCGCTGAATTGCGCAAGCGCCTGTCGGTGATCGAAAATGCGTTTGTCATCGTCGTGCCGCCACCTGCAGTGCCCGGCATTGGTACCGGCGGTGGTTTCGTCATGCGCGTGCAGGATCGCCAGGGGCGAGGGCCCGAGCTGCTAGCAGCCGCCACCGATGAGCTGGTGAATGCGGCGCGTAAGGCGCCCGGGCTGACAGCGGTGTTCTCGCCGTTCACCGCTAACACGCCGCAGGTCTTTGTCGGCATCGATCGCCAGAAGGCACAAATGCTGGGTGTTCCGATCCAAAATATCACTGATGCTATCGAAACCTATTTCGGCTCGGCCTATGTCAACGACTTCAACATTCTGGGGCGAACCTATCACGTGACCGCGCAGGCCGATTTGCCGTTCCGCAAGGAGACGGCGGATCTGGCGCGCTTGCAGACGCGGAACTCGGCCGGACAAATGGTCCTGCTTGGAAGCGTGGTCGACTTCCGCGACATATCAGGGCCTGATCGCGTGGCGCGCTACAATCTCTATCCGGCCGCGGAGCTGCAGGGCGACACGTTGCCAGGCACGAGCTCTACGACAGCTCTCAACATCATGCAGAAGCTAGCGCACGAAACGCTGCCGAGCGGCTTTTCATTCGAGTGGACTGACTTGTCCTACCAGCAGGCGACCGGTGGTCAGACTGGTCTCTATGTCTTTCCGATCTGCGTGCTGTTCGTGTATCTGGTGCTGGCTGCGCAGTACGGCAGTTGGAGCCTGCCGTTCGCCGTGATCCTGATCGTGCCGATGTGCCTGCTTGCGGCCACGATCGGTGTTCGCATCATGGGGCAGGACATCAATATCCTGACCCAGATCGGCTTCGTCGTGCTGGTGGGACTTGCCGCGAAGAACGCCATTTTGATTGTCGAGTTTGCGCGCGACATCGAACGCGAGGGACGCAATCAACTGGAAGCCGTGATCGAGGCCTGTCGGCTCCGCTTGCGCCCTATTCTGATGACGTCGTTTGCCTTCATCCTCGGCGTGCTGCCGCTCGTCATCTCGACGGGCTCCGGCTCGGAAATGCGTCAGGCAGTGGGCGTCGCGGTATTTTTTGGAATGCTCGGCGTGACATTGTTCGGACTGATCTTCACGCCGATCTTCTACATCCTGGTGCGGCGCCTGGCGGGCGGAAAGTTCGAACCGGTCGAGAAGACCTGA